From one Sparus aurata chromosome 16, fSpaAur1.1, whole genome shotgun sequence genomic stretch:
- the LOC115597567 gene encoding transforming growth factor-beta receptor-associated protein 1 — protein MAFRAFTQTHVYEKQAAPKEKDKSSIQCIECYERNVYIGTKDAAVQHLILPSSTNGDSSLRTREGRARKLGLSNQVAQLRAVPLFNHLLVLWDRSVTVLNMFSLEPVPALKKIQHVSLFEVCDSFLAGQTECVRMVTSSSRRKVIRIHVVGVDRWEVVKEVPLLQDPVALAVDGVSLCVATSDRYLLCDLQSGSSEELFPHDHSRQHVVVTSVGLGEFLLNGPGSLGMFVMKTGICQRPPLQWPQEVLAAGVCFPYILTLQPQVLSVYSMVDQQRKQTVSLSGAKGLLSTSDGVLVFTERDIFSLRLAPLEEQIQALVRQERVEEALLLLDGVQGREPLDSYKELHKAITCLAGFVHFYQQGFSEARDLFIKGELDPREIIRLYPDARPCLAEGFQSRLLDQGNKGRDLQVLWQEDRNTFHHYLAFLGEFLRAVRGTEQSLHCIKEVDCALLRLYVELGDTESLQQLVACPNECRLDYCVPVLQQHNRFFALGSLYQSHGNPVEAIQTWMKIADGVHQDSSCSDVYGHIVWTLSQLRDKDAVWKFADWTLHRNQETGVQIFTSRQPDDRVETQDVLALLEKYPLASLLYLEFLIHDLNSEEERHHSRLALAYVTHALQEQEETDLRKTRGKLQQQLWESRFYDVSTVYERVKPTTLHTEKAILLCRAGEHTQALQVLVHLERDPRAAEVFCCRAAQGRDSQFRQTLLLTLLQIYLSSEDLASAAADLLNNNPRSFVAEKVIQLLPDSWSVQLLSQFLIGSLRETLHQRRMARLQKALSQAELMRHKVIWMQASETKFRLDKRQKCKVCQTDIAEPEFALSQHGELMHTSCTGPS, from the exons ATGGCTTTTAGAGCATTTACACAAACTCATGTCTATGAAAAGCAAGCAGCCCCGAAGGAAAAGGACAAATCCAGCATCCAGTGCATTGAGTGCTATGAGCGAAACGTCTACATAGGCACCAAAGATGCAGCAGTCCAGCATCTCATCCTTCCCAGCAGCACAAATGGAGATTCGAGTCTCAGAACCAGAGAAGGTAGGGCAAGAAAACTGGGCTTGAGCAACCAAGTGGCCCAACTGAGGGCAGTCCCGCTTTTCAACCATCTGCTGGTCCTGTGGGATCGAAGCGTCACCGTCCTCAACATGTTCTCCTTGGAGCCCGTTCCAGCTCTGAAGAAGATCCAGCATGTGTCTTTGTTCGAGGTGTGCGACTCGTTTCTCGCGGGCCAGACTGAGTGCGTGCGGATGGTGACTTCCTCCAGCCGCAGGAAGGTGATCCGGATCCACGTGGTGGGAGTGGACAGGTGGGAGGTCGTAAAGGAGGTCCCTCTCCTCCAGGACCCGGTGGCCTTGGCGGTAGATGGTGTCAGCCTGTGTGTAGCCACCAGCGACAGGTATCTCCTGTGTGATCTTCAGAGTGGCAGCAGTGAGGAGCTTTTCCCTCACGACCACAGCAGGCAACATGTTGTGGTTACCTCAGTGGGACTGGGTGAATTCCTCCTGAACGGGCCTGGATCTCTAG GCATGTTTGTGATGAAGACAGGGATATGCCAGCGCCCTCCCCTGCAGTGGCCTCAGGAGGTGCTGGCAGCCGGAGTATGTTTCCCTTACATCCTAACCCTGCAGCCTCAAGTGCTGTCTGTCTACAGCATGGTGGATCAGCAGCGCAAACAGACTGTGAGTCTCAGCGGAGCGAAGGGTCTGCTCTCCACATCAG ATGGCGTGTTAGtgttcacagagagagacattttcagCCTGCGCCTGGCACCCCTCGAGGAGCAGATCCAGGCACTTGTGAGGCAGGAGAGGGTCGAGGAGGCCTTACTGCTGCTGGATGGAGTTCAAGGCCGCGAGCCACTTGACTCATACAAG GAGCTGCATAAGGCCATCACTTGCCTGGCTggatttgttcatttttaccagcagggttttTCCGAGGCCAGAGATCTCTTCAT TAAAGGTGAGCTGGACCCCAGAGAAATCATCCGTCTCTACCCCGACGCGCGGCCGTGTCTCGCCGAAGGCTTTCAATCCCGGCTGCTTGATCAAGGGAACAAGGGCAGGGATCTGCAGGTGCTCTGGCAggaggacagaaacacatttcatcattaCCTGGCCTTCCTGGGAGAGTTTCTCAGAGCAGTGAGAGGGACGGAGCAAAGCCTGCATTGCATTAAGGAGGTGGACTGCGCCCTCCTGAGGCTGTACGTTGAACTGGGAGACACTGAGAGTCTGCAGCAGCTTGTGGCATGTCCTAATGAGTGCAGGCTGGACTACTGTGTTCCTGTTTTGCAGCAACACAACAG attttttgcaTTAGGCTCCCTCTATCAAAGCCACGGGAATCCAGTCGAGGCAATCCAG ACTTGGATGAAAATCGCAGACGGCGTCCATCAAGACTCCTCATGCTCGGACGTCTATGGACACATAGTTTGGACTCTCAGTCAACTCCGAGACAAAGACGCTGTGTGGAAATTTGCAGACTGGACTCTGCACAGAAACCAAGAG ACAGGGGTGCAGATTTTCACCAGCCGTCAACCAGATGATCGAGTGGAGACACAAGACGTCCTCGCTCTCTTGGAGAAGTACCCACTGGCATCCCTCCTGTACCTGGAGTTCTTAATCCATGACTTGAACAGTGAG GAGGAGAGACATCACAGCCGTCTGGCACTGGCATATGTTACTCATGCGCTGCAAGAGCAAGAGGAAACCGATTTGAGGAAGACCAGAgggaagctgcagcagcagctttgggAATCCAGATTCTACGATGTCTCCACTGTGTATG AGAGAGTCAAGCCAACAACCCTGCACACAGAGAAAGCCATTCTCCTCTGTAGGGCCGGTGAACACACTCAGGCGCTGCAGGTGCTCGTTCACCTGGAGCGAGACCCCCGGGCTGCAGAGGTGTTCTGCTGCAGGGCCGCCCAGGGCCGGGACTCTCAGTTCAGGCAGACCCTCCTCCTCACCTTGCTCCAGATCTACCTGAGCTCCGAGGACCTCGCCAGCGCCGCAGCGGACCTGCTCAACAACAACCCTCGGTCCTTCGTGGCAGAGAAGGTCATCCAGCTCCTGCCTGACTCCTGGTCTGTTCAGCTGCTCTCCCAGTTCTTAATTGGATCCCTCAGAGAGACCTTGCACCAGAGGCGGATGGCAAGGTTGCAAAAGGCACTGAGCCAGGCAGAGCTCATGCGGCACAAGGTCATTTGG ATGCAGGCCTCGGAAACAAAGTTCAGGCTGGACAAGAGGCAGAAGTGTAAGGTTTGTCAGACAGACATTGCAGAGCCAGAGTTTGCCTTGAGTCAACATGGTGAGCTGATGCACACAAGCTGCACTGGACCCAGCTAG
- the fhl5 gene encoding four and a half LIM domains protein 5 has translation MSTSERFDCHYCKDSLLGKKYIMKEDTQYCTKCYENLFANCCEGCSSPIGCNCKDLSYKDRHWHEQCFKCAKCSRSLVEKAFAAKDDLLLCTECHANDYSSKCSTCKKTVMPGSRKMEYKGNSWHETCFLCHRCQQPIGTKSFIPKDTGYFCVPCFEKQFAYQCCACKKAITTGGVTYQDKPWHRECFLCIGCRKQLSGQRFTSRENYPYCLECFSNLYAKKCVGCTKPITSLAGAKYISFEERQWHSECFTCMHCSVSLVGRGFLTQRDNILCTDCGREK, from the exons ATGTCCACCAGCGAGCGCTTCGACTGCCATTACTGCAAAGACTCCCTGCTGGGGAAGAAGTACATAATGAAAGAGGACACGCAGTACTGCACTAAGTGCTATGAGAACCTGTTTGCCAACTGCTGTGAGGGCTGCTCTTCACCAATTGGCTGTAACTGCAAG GATTTGTCCTACAAGGATCGCCACTGGCACGAGCAGTGTTTCAAGTGTGCAAAGTGCAGCCGCTCTCTGGTGGAGAAGGCCTTTGCTGCCAAGGATGATTTGTTGCTCTGCACTGAATGCCACGCTAATGATTATTCCTCCAAGTGCAGCACATGCAAGAAAACCGTCATGCCTG GTTCCCGCAAAATGGAATACAAGGGGAACAGCTGGCATGAGACCTGCTTCCTGTGCCACCGCTGCCAGCAGCCAATAGGAACCAAGTCCTTCATCCCAAAAGACACCGGCTACTTCTGCGTGCCCTGCTTCGAGAAGCAGTTCGCCTACCAGTGCTGCGCTTGTAAGAAG GCCATCACAACAGGCGGAGTGACCTACCAAGACAAGCCCTGGCACCGCGAGTGTTTCCTATGCATCGGCTGCAGAAAGCAGCTGTCGGGTCAGCGCTTCACCTCCAGGGAAAACTACCCCTACTGCCTCGAATGCTTCAGCAACCTGTATGCAAAGAAGTGCGTGGGCTGCACCAAGCCCATCACCA GTCTTGCAGGAGCCAAGTACATCTCCTTTGAGGAGCGCCAGTGGCACAGCGAGTGTTTCACCTGCATGCATTGCTCCGTGTCCCTGGTGGGACGCGGCTTCCTCACCCAGCGCGACAACATCTTGTGCACCGACTGCGGCAGGGAGAAGTGA
- the fut9a gene encoding 4-galactosyl-N-acetylglucosaminide 3-alpha-L-fucosyltransferase 9, whose protein sequence is MPSTPVHRILRPLLLGTFILGCFVTLFLMYFKPSTSWLSGPVESTVSTDRVKNLFSTKSDKNVTTVLIWLWPFGQTYDLGVCSSLFNIEGCFITADRNFYNKSDGVVIHHRDICTDLSNLPPVQRPSFQKWVWMNLESPSHSSQLPGIENMFNLTLNYRQDADIEVPYGSIVAAEGEEDFVPPSKNKLICWIVSNWNQDHVRVKYYNELYKHIEVHAYGQAFGEYISDQDYFPTIASCKFYLAFENSIHKDYITEKLYNPLSVGTVPVVLGPPRQNYENFIQGDAFIHVDDFNSPKELADYLLLLDKNEEMYLRYFEWRRHFKVKKAYFWAEHTCLACDYLRRHKEYKAFNNLDKWYWGG, encoded by the coding sequence ATGCCATCTACACCTGTCCACAGAATCCTACGACCCCTTCTGCTCGGCACTTTCATACTGGGATGCTTCGTGACtctgtttttgatgtattttaaacCATCCACAAGCTGGCTATCAGGTCCCGTAGAGTCCACGGTATCCACAGACCGGGTCAAGAACCTCTTCTCCACCAAGAGCGATAAAAACGTGACCACCGTCCTGATCTGGCTCTGGCCCTTCGGACAAACCTACGACCTGGGCGTGTGCAGCTCTCTCTTCAACATCGAGGGCTGCTTCATCACAGCGGACAGGAATTTTTACAACAAGTCAGATGGGGTCGTCATCCATCACCGAGACATCTGCACCGATCTGTCCAACCTGCCGCCGGTCCAGCGACCCTCCTTCCAGAAGTGGGTATGGATGAACCTGGAGTCGCCGTCGCACTCCTCCCAGCTGCCTGGGATCGAGAACATGTTCAATCTGACTCTCAATTACCGTCAGGATGCTGACATTGAAGTGCCTTATGGGTCCATCGTAGCAGCGGAGGGCGAGGAGGACTTTGTCCCACCTAGTAAGAACAAGCTGATCTGCTGGATTGTGAGCAACTGGAACCAGGACCACGTGCGGGTGAAATACTACAATGAGCTGTACAAACACATTGAGGTTCACGCGTATGGACAAGCCTTCGGAGAGTACATCTCTGACCAAGACTACTTCCCCACCATCGCCAGCTGTAAGTTCTACCTGGCTTTTGAGAACTCCATCCACAAGGACTACATTACTGAAAAACTGTACAACCCGCTCTCTGTGGGGACAGTGCCAGTGGTTCTAGGCCCGCCCAGGCAGAACTACGAGAACTTTATCCAGGGAGACGCCTTCATCCATGTGGACGACTTCAACTCGCCCAAGGAGCTGGCTGATTACCTGCTGCTCTTGGACAAGAACGAGGAAATGTACCTCAGGTACTTTGAGTGGCGGCGGCACTTTAAAGTAAAGAAGGCCTATTTCTGGGCAGAGCACACATGCCTGGCTTGTGATTACCTGCGTAGGCACAAGGAGTACAAGGCATTCAATAACCTTGACAAGTGGTACTGGGGCGGATAG
- the manea gene encoding glycoprotein endo-alpha-1,2-mannosidase has product MARFRRKSCITFIALVLLVLIVTVVLKALTPEDSPFDDPVGEELFLERRNDIQRKNEKTPDQIKMNDSVQSERDAQLEATLKKFPPPNYYLHAFYYAWYGNPKYDGKYIHWDHPQLPHWDFKVAPGYPQGRHSPPDDIGANFYPSLGAYSSRDPSVIEAHMQQLRTAAIGVMALSWYPPDMKDDNGEPMDDFVPLLLEVAHKYHIKVAFHIEPYKGRDEVNMFTNVKYVIEKYGEHPAFFKYRTNTGKLLPLFYVYDSYLMNSEQWAKLLKHTESNSIRDTPYDAIFIALLVEEKHKRDILTAGFDGLYTYFATNGFSYGSTQRNWDSIKSFCEDNNLIFIPSVGPGYIDTSVRPWNFQNTRNRINGKYYETSLSAALEARPNFISITSFNEWHEGTQIEMAVPKTSQTVYLDYLPNKPTIYLEITRKWAAIFGGERRKWQD; this is encoded by the exons ATGGCAAGGTTTAGGCGTAAATCTTGCATCACGTTCATCGCTCTGGTGTTGCTTGTGCTCATAGTGACGGTGGTCTTGAAGGCGCTCACACCAGAGGACTCTCCATTCGATGACCCTGTTGGTGAGGAGCTGTTCCTGGAGAGAAGGAATGACATCCAGagaaaaaacgaaaaaacaCCTGACCAGATCAAAATGAATGACTCCGTTCAGTCAGAGAGAGATGCTCAACTTGAAGCTACACTGAAGAAGTTCCCTCCTCCAAACTACTATCTCCATGCATTCTACTATGCCTGGTATGGAAACCCCAAGTATGACGGCAAATACATCCACTGGGACCACCCTCAACTGCCACACTGGGACTTTAAGGTGGCTCCGGGCTATCCACAAGGGAGACACAGCCCGCCTGATGACATCGGGGCCAACTTCTATCCCTCTTTAGGGGCTTACAGTTCCAGGGACCCCTCCGTTATAGAGGCCCATATGCAGCAACTGCGTACAGCAGCCATTG GTGTCATGGCTCTTTCCTGGTACCCTCCTGATATGAAGGATGATAATGGTGAGCCAATGGATGACTTTGTGCCTTTGCTGCTGGAAGTGGCACATAAATACCATATTAAG GTGGCGTTTCACATTGAACCGTACAAAGGAAGAGATGAAGTCAACATGTTCACTAACGTCAAATACGTCATTGAGAA ATATGGAGAGCACCCCGCTTTCTTTAAGTACCGCACAAACACTGGCAAGCTCCTTCCGCTCTTCTATGTGTATGACTCATATCTGATGAACTCGGAGCAGTGGGCCAAACtgctcaaacacacagagagtaaCAGCATCAGGGACACCCCGTATGACGCTATCTTCATTGCCCTGCTGGTTGAGGAGAAACACAAGAGGGATATCCTGACTGCCGGTTTTGATGGTCTCTACACTTACTTTGCTACTAATGGATTTTCCTACGGCTCCACTCAGCGCAACTGGGACTCTATTAAATCTTTCTGTGAAGATAATAACCTCATATTCATTCCAAGTGTGGGCCCAGGGTATATTGACACGAGCGTTCGACCCTGGAACTTCCAAAACACTCGAAACCGCATCAATGGCAAATACTACGAAACCTCGCTGAGCGCTGCGTTGGAAGCCAGGCCTAATTTTATCTCGATAACATCTTTTAATGAGTGGCACGAGGGCACTCAAATTGAAATGGCAGTTCCCAAAACAAGCCAGACTGTGTATCTGGACTACCTGCCCAACAAACCCACAATCTACCTGGAGATCACTCGCAAATGGGCGGCGATATTTGGTGGCGAGAGGAGAAAATGGCAGGATTGA